ATGCTCATCACGGCAAATTACGGGATTGAAACAGATAAAAAAATTCATTACAAACCCTTAGTAGATGCCGCCCTTGCCCAAGCAACGCACCAGCTGGACAGTGTGATTGTTTTGTTGCGCAACAACGAAGCCGTAGCAATGCAGACAGGTAGGGACTTTGTGTGGAGCGACCTGATGCAAGAAGCCGTAGGCGTGCCTTATATTACAATGGACGCTACCGACCCCCTGTATATTCTCTATACCAGCGGCACTACCGGCAAGCCCAAAGGAATTTTACGCGACCACTCTTACGCCGTTGCGCTCAAATACAGTATGGGAGCTATTTATGATACACAGGCAGGTGATGTATTCTGGGCTGCCAGCGATGTAGGTTGGGTAGTAGGACATTCGTATATTGTGTATGGTCCTTTGTTACAAGGCTGCACCACCATTTTGTACGAAGGAAAACCCATAAAAACACCCGATGCCGCCGCTTTTTGGCGCGTAATAGAGCAGCACCGAGTAAAAGTGTTATTTACAGCACCCACCGCCATACGCGCCATCAAAAAAGAGGATTTTGCCTGCGAAGGCTTGAAAAGATACGATATTTCGAGTTTGAAATATTTGTTTTTGGCGGGCGAACGCTGCGACCCTGATACTTACAATTGGATAAAAGGCAAATTGCAGCGTCCGGTAATAGACCATTGGTGGCAAACCGAAAGCGGCTGGCCTATGTTGGGAATTATGATGGGTCTGGAAGCAAAAGCCACCAAAGAAGGCTCGGCGAATTTGCCGATATGCGGTTATGATATTCAGGTACTCAACGAAAACGGCGTACCCCTCGAAGCCAACGAAGAAGGTTTTATTGCCGTTAAAATGCCTTTGCCGCCGGGTTGTTTGCGCACACTATGGAACAACGAAGCAGCATTTCAGCAAGCCTACTTATCAAAATTCCAAGGCTATTATCTGACCGGAGACGGCGGCTATTATGACGAAGACGGGTACTTTTTTGTAATGGGGCGTATTGATGATAATATCAATGTAGCGGGGCATCGCCTGAGTACCGGAGAGATGGAGCAAGTGATAGCGGCACATCCGGCGGTGGCAGAATGTGCAGTGCTGGGCATTGCTGATTCGTATCGCGGACAAATTCCGGTGGGTTTGGTGGTGATAAAAGATAGTATTATGCAGAATGAAGCAGAAATTTCAGAAGAAACGATAGCCTTAGTACGCGACCAAATCGGGGCAATAGCCTGTTATCGCACCACGCTCATCGTGCAGCGACTACCCAAAACACGAAGCGGCAAAATTTTAAGAAAAACGCTGCGCTTTATCGCTGACGGAGTGCCTTACTCAGTACCTTCCACCATCGACGACCCGCTGATACTGACCGAGATTACTGAAATACTGCGAAGCAAAAAAATAGGAATTGCTTTTTCGGAAGAGAAATAGCAGTTGCGCTGTTTTTTGGTATATATACATCATTTTTAACTACTTATCAATAATTATTTTTTATAAATATGCTTTTTAAAACCTGCGAATATTATGACAAACAACAAAAACATACTACAAGCGGTAGCTGTATTGGTGATAGTAAGCGATTCGCAACAACATATAAAAGAGGCAGAAAAACTGGCAACCACCATTACCGAAATACTGCACTTGCCTTTATTAAAATCAAAGATTGATACTTATCCCAAATTTCCACATTCATTCAAAATAACTTTATTGTTTAAAATACAAGAACAAGAAGATAAAATACGCTGCGGCTTATTGCACACCTCCCGTCTTTGCACCCCTTGGCTGTGTTGGTATGATGATGGTGAAGATACATTAGAACTTATTTTTAACAGAGAATCTTCTACTCGTTACACACATACAGCCTTGAAAGACATACGCTGGGGCAATTGGACGATAGAAAACATAGATATTACCGAATAAGATTTCTCCATCACCTGTAACATTAGTATTTTTTTATGGCTCGTATTACTATTGATTTACCTGAACATTTTCATTTTTCCACCATATTGCCAGTACGCATCACCGACATTAACTATGGTAATCATTTGGGAAATGATATGTTTTTATCTCTTTTGCACGAAGCACGGGTTCGTTTTTATGCACATTACGGCTACACCGAACTGAACTTAGCAGGTGTGGGTACAATTATGGCAGATGTGGGTATCATATACAAAGCGGAGGTAAAATATCCGAGTAATTTGGAAATAGCCGTAACTGCGGGCGAGTTTTCGCGGGCAGGATTTGAAGTGTATTACAGAGTAAGCGAATCAAGCAGCGGCAAAGTATGTGCTATTGCAAAAACAGGTATTGTATGCTACGATTACAGTGCCGGAAAAATAGTAAGTGTACCGGAAAGTTTTAAACAATTTTTTACAAGAAAATAAAAAATACCGGCAGCTCTCATCAACGATGAAATTATAAGAGCTAAACATGGGGGGAATTATCTCTTTACCGCCGGTATACAAACTTCAACAGCTTGTTAAAAAAACTATAATTGTAAGTCATTTATACAAAAGACGTACATCTGTGTATTTACAATAATATATAATATCAAAGACCACAAGCAAAATAATAATCGACATTGTACAATAACTTGGTACAAAATTGGGATGACGTACAAAAAAAATGAAACAAATTGAAAATCAAAGTTTTACAAAATAATATCAAAATTTCTAACGCACCATGTGTTTTTTGCCTAAATCCTGTCTTTCTATTCAGAGTTACAACAAACCTACAATATAATTTTAAAAATAAACAAGCTACTTTATCATAAATTTTTGTCGTTTTGCGACAATTCCATTGTTTTTAAGCTGTATATAATACAATCCTTTTGACAAATGTGCGGTTTCTACGCTGAGAGTGCCATTTCCTTGATCAATTCTTGCTCCAAAAACGCTTCTGCCCCACATATCGCATATTTGTATGTACGCATCGGGATAAGACTGCGTATAAGACACCCTTAACACATCAGAAGCCGGATTGGGACTTATTTGCATCATCGCCGTTTCGTTGCCGGAGAGCGGAGTTGCAGGCAAACCTACCTCTTCTTCGGGCGATTGTATTTTTACCAAAATATCATCTACATAAAAGCCATCTCTTTCTTCGTACTGGTCGCTGTACAGGTATAATTGCAAAAATATTTTTTCACCCAACAAGTCATTCAGCGATATATTTTCTTTCACCCAAGTATCTTGCAATCCATCATACAAGGGTTCATTCTGAATTTCGTAATTAGTAGTGTTGGTGTATTTGCCACACAAAGCAGTAACCGAATTATTGGCAATATTCACGGCTTGTATTTGCACATAATCAAAGTCGGTTTCAATATCCCATTTTGCCCAAAACTCTACTTCGGCGGCTTGCGCTGCTGTGAGGTCAATGGTATCTTTCCAGCGTAAGGTACTGTACGTTGATGCTTCGTAGTAGCCCACCGGCGAATCAGTGATGCTGCTGGGCGCACTGTGATACTGAAAAGTGGTAACATTCCATTCGCCGCCGCCATTGACGCTCCAGTCTGCGGCAAAGCTATCCAAAGAAGGCTCAAGAATAATATTATAGTCGGCGGTGGGAGCATCAATAGCAACTTTGCGTCTTAGAGTATCTGAGGTTAAATATTGTCCGTTGGATACATTGAGCAAAAAAGTCACTTCTTCATTACCCTCCAAAGCATTGATATCCACGCTATAAGAGAGCGAATCGCTGCGGGTTTCGAGGAATTCCATTGCATTAAAAGACTGAGGTGCTCCGAAGGTAATCCCTTGCGAAACAGGAATGGCACTGACTACAAAATTGCCGTTGCCATTGAGTCCCAAACGTTGCAAATCGAAATGTATGAAGCCGTTTTCGCCGAGTACAACATCGGCGGCATCGGTGGCAGTAAGCCGCGCACTATTGCCCAGCACGCGCAAAGTAGCCACATTAATATCCATAGAAGCATAACATTGCGGAACAATCATTTCTTGAGGTGGCCAAAAACCCAAAGCACCGACTTCGGGTGTATAAGAATAGATACCGCGCTCGCCATACATCCAGTCATCGCTGTCGCCGTTGGTCAGGTAGCCCACCGTTTGGTTGCTCGTTCCGGTGATAAAATTATTGCGGTACGACATCCAGTCGGAGTGTGCTCTGAACGTCAGAGAGTCGGGTGTTTCAAAATCGCCTATGTAGCCCCAAGGATAAATGAGCATATCGCTGTAGGTATGATAATTTTGAGCAATGGTAAAAGGTACTTGTTCACAGAGCCATTTAACAGCCTGCGTTTCGGGTTCGGAAAAAGGAACAGTGCCGCGATAAGTGTCGCTGGAAGTTTCCGGCGATGAGCCTTCGTCGTCATTACCCCAAAAATGACCATAATTGCGGTTCAAGTCCACACCAAAAGTGCCGTCGCCATTGTCGCGGCGATTTTTGCGCCAAAAGCCCCCTCCTGCCGGATTGGTGGTGGAATTATAAATATAGCCGTCGGGATTTACGCAGGGAATGATATAAATTTCGTTGTCGTCCACCCACGATTTCACGGCAGCATCGGTATTGTAGTTTTCCAGCAGATAGTACATAAAAAATATCATCTGCGACAAACTTTCCGGCTCGCGGGCGTGATGCACCGCCGTAAAGAGTACTTTGGGTTCGGCGGTTTCGTCAGCAGTGGGATTATCGGATATTTTGAGATAATAAATAGGGCGGTTTTGAAAAGTTTTAAAAGTATCAATAGCGGCTTTGGCGGTGATGAGGTCAGGATATTTGCTCGCCATATTATCCAAATGAGCAAGCATTTCATCATAAGTAAAAAAACCGCCCATACTACCCAGATTAAAATCGGCGGGGGTTTTGTAGTACAAACCACTACCGCTACTGCCGCCGCAATTATCACCGCGCTCCCGACTTGCCGAAAAAGCAGCCGCCTGTTTTTGGTAAAAATCCCACGCATTATCGGCGATGATTTCGTAGGCGATGCCGGTGGCTTGCAAACGTGCTACATCGGTGGTAGAAAAATCACTTTCAAACCAGTGCCCTCTTTTAAATATGCCGTGGTCAATGCCGATGCCTTGCTGCTGCAAATAAGCCAACTGTATATCATCGGCATAAATACGCACTCTCTGATATACCTCCTGTGCAGATACGGAAATGATGCTCAAAAAGCCGACTATCAGAAAAAAAAGATTTCTTTTCATAAAAAATGTATAAAGATTGATAAGTATTTAGTGATGAATAAATTGCGTTTTTTTTAATAAAAATAAGTTTTAATTTAAGAAACATTTTATAAATCACGAAACATATAATTATTTTATTACAAGTACTTTGCAAACATAATTTATATTTTCGGCATTAATTCGTGCAATATAAATGCCTGTTTCCAGCATAGATATATCTACACATTGCACACCGCCCGTCAGCGATTGCTGCCATACGGTTTTTCCCCAACCATTGAGCAATTGTAAATAAGCATTGTCGCTGCTGTTTTCTATCCAAAATACGCCCTTGTTCGGGTTGGGGTATATTTTTATTGATGATGTTACTTCGGCGGCGACAGCAGTATCGGTGCTGTCGGTGCTGCTGTTTGTTTCGTAAACAGGCGGCGGCGGGGTAGGCCATATTTGCGCTTCGCCCACCATTATCCACACCGTAGCGGTATCTGCACCACAGTGAGGGTCGCTCAACAAATATTGCCAGGTATCAATACCGACAAAATCGGGTGCGGGCATATAAAAATAAACATTGCCGCCGCCGCTTAAAGTGCCATAATCGGGTGCGGTGATGACTTCAACGCTCAATGCTTGTGCTTCGGGGTCGAAATCGTTGGTGGCAATTTGCAAATAAGTCGGCGTGTTGAGAGCAGTATAAACGGTATCATCGGCGGCAAGGGGAGCGATATTTTTAATACATTCTATGGCTAAATCATCTATATAAAAACCGCCCGCGCCGTAAGTATTATCGCTATAAAACAACCATTTGAGGCGCACTGCTTTTCCCAAAAAAGCATCTAAATTCACCGTTTGCCGCCTCCATTGCTTTTGAAAATTCTGATAAACTGCTCTGTCGGTGTAGCCTGTTTTTTTATCAAAAGCATTTTGGCTATCTGCCGAATATACGCTTGTTTCTTCTTGGCTGTTTATCACTTCCACACTTATTTGCACTGCATCGTTATACGGCATTATATCCCATTTTGAAAAAAAATGAGCCTGTGCGTGCAAGCAGTCTTCCAAGTGCAGCGTATCTGTAAAATACAAACTATGGTGTAAATTACTGGCATAATTGCCGATTGGCGATTCGGTAATGCTACCACTACCCTGAATAAACTGCGTATTGCTCACTTGCCACACACCCGCCTCACTCCACCAATGCTCCATTGTTTCGGCGGCATCATAAACATCAGCAGTTTTTTGAGCAAAATAAGTGTGTAAAGTATCATAGCGCACATGTTCACCTTCTTGCTGCAAGAGCAAAATTTGCAGAGCATCGCCGTTTTTGAGTGCGGGCAAAGCAAAAACATCAAAAGCAATTTCTTGCTGTGCATAGGGCGGCAGACTGATATTTTTATTGTTTTCGTAAAAAGAAAAATGTGGCGAAAGCGGTGTCACACTCAACAATACATTGGTACTCGCATTGCTGATATTGCGCACTTTCAGCCGTATTTTGGGGTTATCGGCGCGAACATAATCGGGCAAAAAATCGGTAATGACATTATAGTGCAAAGCTATTAATGCCTGTATATTTTGCCACATCGTGCTTTTGCACAAAGGAATAATTTCTTCTTGTGGCGGGTAAAATCCTAAAAAATTATTGCCCACTTCGGGGGTCATCGCCATAATTTTGTTTTTGGTGTTTTGCTCGCCATACATCCAGTCATCGCTGTCGCCGTTGGTGGCATACAATACCTGATGCGAGTTGCCATATTCAAATTTATTTTCGCGGCACAAATGTTCGGTCAAAAATCAAAATGCAAAGCATCGGTGGGAAAAACAGCATCGCTATACCCGAAAGGATACAATAAATAATTGCCGTAGCTATGATAATTGAGGGCGATTTTAAAAGGATATTGTTCGCACAGGTAGCGAATAGCTTGGGTTTCGGGTTCGGAAAAAGGTGCAGCCCCTCGATATAGTGCGCTGCCCGTATTGCCGGAAGAGCCGTTGTCATCGTAGCCCCACTGATAGCCGTAGTTTCGGTTTAAGTCCACGCCGAAAGTGCCATTGCCGTGGTCGCGGCGGTTTTTGCGCCAATACCCGAAAGAAGGGGGCGTGGTGCTGCCGTCAAAAAGGCTTTCGTTGAAAACTACGCCATCGGGATTGACGCAGGGAACAAAAAACAAGTTGCTGTTGTCCACTAATTGCCGCAGGAGCGCATCATTATCATAATTTTCAATCAGATAATACATAAAAAATATCAACTGGCTCACAGATATAGGCTCGCGGGCATGGTGCAAAGCGGTGAACAAAATAGCGGGGTCGTTCGGCTCGTAGGCGGCAGGGTGGTTGGAGATGGTCAGGTAATAAAGGGGTCTGCCCTCAAAAGTTTGAAAGTTGCCAATAGGTTGTTTTTCACTCACCAAATCGGGGCGCAAATTGTGCAAATTATCCAAATGCGCCAATATTTCTTCGTAAGTAAAATAACCGCCCAAAGAACCCAAAGAAAAATGTTCGGGGCTTTTCCATCTAAACATCGCCGCCTGAAACGCTGCTGCTGTATCGCCGCGCTGTGCTGTTTGTTGTCGGAAATATTGGAGCATTGCGGCGGCAGAAACAACACGATGCGGCAGGTCAGCCTCCTGAATCAGCAGTTGCTCCTCCGGCGACAACTCCAAAAACAGCGAATCGCCCTGTTGCCATACGCCGCAATCCAGTGCAATGCCGCACTGCTGTAATTGTGCAGGCTTCACCTGCCTCATATCTACACCTACACGCAACGACTGTGCCCGCAAGGTTAGTGATAAGATGATGAGCGTTATACACATACAACATCTCACCAAACATTTAATCACTTTTACAGATATATGGCTTTGCAAACGCTTATTCATGTAGCCGAAAATGCTTCTTTCTTTCAAAGATACGACCAAATATAGCAATATACACCATAAAATGGCGTGTTTTGTAATATCTATTACTATTTTTGCAGCAAAAATTATATCCATGCGTTCTGATTATGACTTATTAATCGTCACCACCTCCCGCTTAGATAATCCGGTGACGGCTCCTATTTATTCTTTGGCAAAAGAATTTGCGCGTACCAACCGCATTTTTTATATAGAACACCCCTACACTTGGAAAGATTACTGGCAAGGCAAAAACGACCCCATTATCAAGGGCAAAAAAGAGGCACTTATAAAGGGCACTTCTTACTACCGCCACCTGAATGGCTGGTCAAAAAATCTGTATGCCATCACGCCGGAACTCACGCTGCCCATTAACTGGCTGCCCGATGGCGCACTCTACGACACGCTGGCAAAACGCAACGATGCAGTATTGTTCAGAACTGTTATGAAAACCTTAAAAGAATTTGATGTAAAAAAATTCATTTTAATCAATTCTTTTGACCCTTTTTTCGGCAGATTTTTTCCAAAAGATTTTAAGCCGATCTTAGATATTTACCAAACCATCGACTCCATTGCCGGAGAGCCGTATATTGCCCGACACGGTGTGCGCCTTGAAGCGGAGCACGCCCGCCGCGCCGATATATTTCTGACCACTTCCAAAAAACTGCAAGAGCAATACACCACCCTTACGCCCAATGCCCGCCAACTATCCAATGGTGTAGATTTGGAAGTATTTGAAAAAGCCGTTTCGCCACCTGCCCCTGCTTTGCCGCGTCCGGCAGATATGAAAGATTTAAAGGGAAAAATCATTTGTTATTTTGGTCATTTGGACAGCCTCCGCATTGATTTTGAACTGATGAAAAAATCGGCTTTGGCATATCCCGACATTCAATTTGTGTATATCGGACCCATTCACGGCGAAGAATACAAAGAGCGCGGCTTGGATAAGTTGCCGAATGTGCATTTTTTGGGTAGAAAACCTTTTTTAGAATTACCCGCTTATTTGCAGCATGTAGATGCTACCATTATTCCGTACAAACTCAACGATTTGACGAGCAATATTTATCCGCTCAAATTCAACGAGTGTTTGGCTTTGGGTAAGCCGGTTATCGTTACGCATTTTTCCAAAGATTTGGAAGACTACGCCGATGGTATTTATATTGCCCGCGATGCCGACCATTTTGTGTCTTTGCTCAACACGGCACTGCATCACGACACGCCGGAACGCTACAAAGACCGTTGGGAGCGCAGCCGTGCCAACTCGTGGGAAAACCGCGCCGAACAATTTTGGAAAATCGTTGAGCCATTTTTACAAGCCAAAGAAGGCAAGCAGGTGAAAGTAGTTTAAATACGCGCCGTCTTGGGTTTTTGTAATAGTTTGCAGCAAAAGAGTTTTTTTTAAAAAGAACAAAATCAGGTTGCAAAAATCATATTCAATAAAAAAAGGAAAGCACAAGGCTTTCCTTTTTTTATTTTCTCTCACTCCGCCGAACTTTGTGGGAATTTATACCATCTATAAAACAGATATAGTCCAATATTTACGAAATGGATTTTTTATTAATTTTGAACTATAAAATATTTATATATGTCTTTTCTGGGTAAATACTGAATTACACAAAGATATGAAGTATATTACTTTGGTGAAATATGTACAACGAAACTTTAATACCAAAATAAAAGTTGCCCGAAAAAGTCATGTCAAAAAAGATGAAAAGGCAGTGGAGGCTTTTAAAAAAACTTCCATCAAAAGTGTATAAACCTTTTACTTTCAGTAAGTTTTCCATACAAAACAGTGAATCTATATTTTCAAGATGAATCAAGATTTGGAATGTTTACAAGAAATGGGAAAATACTTACTTCAAAAGGAATAAAACCTATCTGTCCTTACCATCAAGTTTTTAAATTTACCTATCTTTTTGGCTCATTTTCCCCTTTGGATGGGGATAATTTCTTGATGGAAATGTCTTTATGCAATGCACAAACTTTTCAAGTTTATCTGAATGAATTATCAAAACATAGACCATCGGAATATAAAATTTTAGTCTTGGATAATACTGCCTTTCACAAGGCTAAAAAACTAAATATTCCTGAAAATATAGGAATGATTTTTCTTCCTCCATACTCGCCGGAACTTAATCCTGCAGAAAAAGTATGGTGGAAATTTAAACGATCATTTACAAATATTTTATGCAGTTCTTTAAATCAAGTCAGTGATTTTATTACAAAAACTTGTCAAAATCTAACTTCAAATGAGGTTAAGAATATATGCAGTTTTGACTATGTTTTTCAATATTTTGATTGGACTATTTAGTACATATATTTGGTGATAACTTTGACAAAGTTCGAACTTTGACAAAGTTAGGCAGTAAAAAAACTAAAAGAAAAATTTGCATCTTTCAAAAAAAGGATTATATTTGTTGCAAACAACGCTCAGGGAAGCGTTGAGGCTTAGGGTGAGTAAGCAGTAATGAGGAGTAAATATTAAAGTATCGTTCCGTCCGTTCCACGACTATTACAAGGTATTTGCAGTGTTTATAAAACTGCTGCCTTTTAAAAGAAAGAAAAAACTCAATTGCCGCAAGGCGTTGGGAGTCATTATACTTTATTTTTTAACACCAAAATTTTTTCTTTATTATGAGAAAAAACCAAGAACTCGCCGCGCTGCTTTCGAGGAAGGCGATAGCGCAGCAACACATTAACTTTATTTATCACAAATTGGGGGGGGGACTGCGTACTTGCTTCGCTTTATGGAAACCGCAAAGGCTCATAATCGCTATGGCTATGCTGCTGATATTCGGTAAGGTGGCTTGGGGGCAAACACCTGAGTTATCCCTTATAGAACAAATATATAGTAATAATTTATGCGTTACAGAACCAACCGTACCTATTAACATCGAAAATCTTACCCCTCTGGATAATCCATGTACTTGTACACCTCTGCGATTTATTAGAGTTGCTTTCCATGTACTAAATCCACCTATTGGCCAACCTATGCAAAACTTTGACCCAAATAATCCGCAAGATACAGAAATACTAAGAAAATTAGTAGAAGAAGATTTGGGAGAAGCTATATCTAGTTTAGTAAATTGGCAGTATAGTGCTCCTATTTTAGATAATATACTCTTGCCAGACCCTGCTACCTATGCACAAAATGTTGCTAACCACCCTTGTCCTAATTGTGTTTCGTGGGAAACACTGTCGTATGAAGAATTCACGAGTATTATAGATGGTACTTCTTCAGACTTCGAGCTATTAGAGGAAGATTTTACTACTTTGTACGATGCATCGTGCAAAGATGCTCGAGTTCGTTTTGTATTGGATAATATATATTATTATAATGATCCTGGTGTTTATAACAACAACGATTGGGCTGATTTAGCAAATTTATCTACAAATAATATAGACGCTAATGTGATTGATATTTTGTTGGCATTCCCAGTTGATTACAATGGACCCCAAATGTTTAGCAACAATGCAATACGAATGGGAGGTATCTATGAGAAATTACAAATAAATAAAGTTCCCACAGTGGCTTTTATGCTTCATGAAATAGGACATCATCTAGGTGTCAATCATTCAAGATTGAACGATGATGGCTGTGATGATACGCCTGGCTGCAATGAAGGACTGTTGATGCCATTAGAATTTGTTCAATGTGGGCCTGGCTGTACAGGATGTCAGGGATGTGGAGAATGCCCTGTTATGATTGGATTAACAAATAACATTATGGATTCTCATGGAAATTTGCCTGTTGCATTGACCCATTGTCAGATAGATAGATATTACAATGGCGCAGAAAATTTTGTAGATAATACGCCTCACAATCCATTTATTTGGGCGGAATATCCATCAGTACCTATTTTTTATTTTGGTGCTACTCATTATGAACAAGTAAATATTTGTTCGGGTGACGCAGTAGAACTACATTTTTCGGAGGGAGATTCTCCGTACAATAATATTAGCTGGTCAGCTGCTCCTTATTATAACTTTGGCTCCACTGAGATCTATAATAACACTAATATTACGGTATATCCTGCTCAAACAACTACTTTTTATTTAACATTGAGCAGTGATTGTGAAAATATTCCTCAACAAATTCTATCATTTGTAATAAATGTTCCTTTAACATCTGGAGCTAATCATTTAGATGCTTGTATAGGATCTGCACTAACCCTTATGGGGAGCAGCAACGGAAATAATGTAAGCTATCATTGGGAGGCGGGTAATACTTATTGTCCTCCTTTAAGTAACTATGACCTTGCTAATCCTATTATGAATACCAACAATGCAGAAGATGGTTCCATTTATCCCTACTTTTTAACGGTAACTAATGAACAGGGCTGTGTTGCCAATGAAACTTTTTATGTACATGTATTTCAATTTGAGATTAATGCTGGTGATGATATAGAGGCTTGTGTAGGAGAAGAAGTGCATATAGAAAGTTTAGATAATCTTAATTATATATGCAACTGGTCAGTATATCCTGTTAATGGCGCACCA
Above is a genomic segment from Sphingobacteriales bacterium containing:
- a CDS encoding acetate--CoA ligase; this encodes MSFKVLIADDDPYILMSLEFLMKKNKYEVLIARNGSEAHQLALQHRPDLAVLDIMMPEMDGYELCKQIKNNAATHHCQVIFLSAKSKQEDIEKGYQTGAALYIPKPFSTKYLIQQIEILLTTANTKKTLMDYQQQWQHSIQNPNDFWLQQAALLNWFKKPDTALSYNTDGKYAWYEGGKLNLAYLCLDYHLEQGRGEQTALIYDSPVTQSVQKFTYNELRDAVSKLAGVLQAKGVDKGDRVIIYMPMIPEAVMAMLACARIGAIHSVVFGGFAPHELAVRIEDATPKMLITANYGIETDKKIHYKPLVDAALAQATHQLDSVIVLLRNNEAVAMQTGRDFVWSDLMQEAVGVPYITMDATDPLYILYTSGTTGKPKGILRDHSYAVALKYSMGAIYDTQAGDVFWAASDVGWVVGHSYIVYGPLLQGCTTILYEGKPIKTPDAAAFWRVIEQHRVKVLFTAPTAIRAIKKEDFACEGLKRYDISSLKYLFLAGERCDPDTYNWIKGKLQRPVIDHWWQTESGWPMLGIMMGLEAKATKEGSANLPICGYDIQVLNENGVPLEANEEGFIAVKMPLPPGCLRTLWNNEAAFQQAYLSKFQGYYLTGDGGYYDEDGYFFVMGRIDDNINVAGHRLSTGEMEQVIAAHPAVAECAVLGIADSYRGQIPVGLVVIKDSIMQNEAEISEETIALVRDQIGAIACYRTTLIVQRLPKTRSGKILRKTLRFIADGVPYSVPSTIDDPLILTEITEILRSKKIGIAFSEEK
- a CDS encoding thioesterase family protein; its protein translation is MARITIDLPEHFHFSTILPVRITDINYGNHLGNDMFLSLLHEARVRFYAHYGYTELNLAGVGTIMADVGIIYKAEVKYPSNLEIAVTAGEFSRAGFEVYYRVSESSSGKVCAIAKTGIVCYDYSAGKIVSVPESFKQFFTRK
- a CDS encoding immune inhibitor A, which produces MKRNLFFLIVGFLSIISVSAQEVYQRVRIYADDIQLAYLQQQGIGIDHGIFKRGHWFESDFSTTDVARLQATGIAYEIIADNAWDFYQKQAAAFSASRERGDNCGGSSGSGLYYKTPADFNLGSMGGFFTYDEMLAHLDNMASKYPDLITAKAAIDTFKTFQNRPIYYLKISDNPTADETAEPKVLFTAVHHAREPESLSQMIFFMYYLLENYNTDAAVKSWVDDNEIYIIPCVNPDGYIYNSTTNPAGGGFWRKNRRDNGDGTFGVDLNRNYGHFWGNDDEGSSPETSSDTYRGTVPFSEPETQAVKWLCEQVPFTIAQNYHTYSDMLIYPWGYIGDFETPDSLTFRAHSDWMSYRNNFITGTSNQTVGYLTNGDSDDWMYGERGIYSYTPEVGALGFWPPQEMIVPQCYASMDINVATLRVLGNSARLTATDAADVVLGENGFIHFDLQRLGLNGNGNFVVSAIPVSQGITFGAPQSFNAMEFLETRSDSLSYSVDINALEGNEEVTFLLNVSNGQYLTSDTLRRKVAIDAPTADYNIILEPSLDSFAADWSVNGGGEWNVTTFQYHSAPSSITDSPVGYYEASTYSTLRWKDTIDLTAAQAAEVEFWAKWDIETDFDYVQIQAVNIANNSVTALCGKYTNTTNYEIQNEPLYDGLQDTWVKENISLNDLLGEKIFLQLYLYSDQYEERDGFYVDDILVKIQSPEEEVGLPATPLSGNETAMMQISPNPASDVLRVSYTQSYPDAYIQICDMWGRSVFGARIDQGNGTLSVETAHLSKGLYYIQLKNNGIVAKRQKFMIK
- a CDS encoding T9SS type A sorting domain-containing protein: MTEHLCRENKFEYGNSHQVLYATNGDSDDWMYGEQNTKNKIMAMTPEVGNNFLGFYPPQEEIIPLCKSTMWQNIQALIALHYNVITDFLPDYVRADNPKIRLKVRNISNASTNVLLSVTPLSPHFSFYENNKNISLPPYAQQEIAFDVFALPALKNGDALQILLLQQEGEHVRYDTLHTYFAQKTADVYDAAETMEHWWSEAGVWQVSNTQFIQGSGSITESPIGNYASNLHHSLYFTDTLHLEDCLHAQAHFFSKWDIMPYNDAVQISVEVINSQEETSVYSADSQNAFDKKTGYTDRAVYQNFQKQWRRQTVNLDAFLGKAVRLKWLFYSDNTYGAGGFYIDDLAIECIKNIAPLAADDTVYTALNTPTYLQIATNDFDPEAQALSVEVITAPDYGTLSGGGNVYFYMPAPDFVGIDTWQYLLSDPHCGADTATVWIMVGEAQIWPTPPPPVYETNSSTDSTDTAVAAEVTSSIKIYPNPNKGVFWIENSSDNAYLQLLNGWGKTVWQQSLTGGVQCVDISMLETGIYIARINAENINYVCKVLVIK
- a CDS encoding zinc carboxypeptidase, with protein sequence MNKRLQSHISVKVIKCLVRCCMCITLIILSLTLRAQSLRVGVDMRQVKPAQLQQCGIALDCGVWQQGDSLFLELSPEEQLLIQEADLPHRVVSAAAMLQYFRQQTAQRGDTAAAFQAAMFRWKSPEHFSLGSLGGYFTYEEILAHLDNLHNLRPDLVSEKQPIGNFQTFEGRPLYYLTISNHPAAYEPNDPAILFTALHHAREPISVSQLIFFMYYLIENYDNDALLRQLVDNSNLFFVPCVNPDGVVFNESLFDGSTTPPSFGYWRKNRRDHGNGTFGVDLNRNYGYQWGYDDNGSSGNTGSALYRGAAPFSEPETQAIRYLCEQYPFKIALNYHSYGNYLLYPFGYSDAVFPTDALHFDF
- a CDS encoding glycosyltransferase, coding for MRSDYDLLIVTTSRLDNPVTAPIYSLAKEFARTNRIFYIEHPYTWKDYWQGKNDPIIKGKKEALIKGTSYYRHLNGWSKNLYAITPELTLPINWLPDGALYDTLAKRNDAVLFRTVMKTLKEFDVKKFILINSFDPFFGRFFPKDFKPILDIYQTIDSIAGEPYIARHGVRLEAEHARRADIFLTTSKKLQEQYTTLTPNARQLSNGVDLEVFEKAVSPPAPALPRPADMKDLKGKIICYFGHLDSLRIDFELMKKSALAYPDIQFVYIGPIHGEEYKERGLDKLPNVHFLGRKPFLELPAYLQHVDATIIPYKLNDLTSNIYPLKFNECLALGKPVIVTHFSKDLEDYADGIYIARDADHFVSLLNTALHHDTPERYKDRWERSRANSWENRAEQFWKIVEPFLQAKEGKQVKVV
- a CDS encoding IS630 family transposase produces the protein MNLYFQDESRFGMFTRNGKILTSKGIKPICPYHQVFKFTYLFGSFSPLDGDNFLMEMSLCNAQTFQVYLNELSKHRPSEYKILVLDNTAFHKAKKLNIPENIGMIFLPPYSPELNPAEKVWWKFKRSFTNILCSSLNQVSDFITKTCQNLTSNEVKNICSFDYVFQYFDWTI